The sequence below is a genomic window from Actinokineospora baliensis.
TCGAAGTCCAGATCCAGGCTCTGCTCGAGGATCTGTGTGGCCACGACGACGGTCGGGCGTTCACGGTCACCACCCTTGCCGAACCGCGACAGCAACCCGCGAGTGATCTCGGCACGCTGGTAGTGGGGGAACCGGGCATGCAGGAGGATCAGGTCGACTCCGGCGGGAAAGTTCTTCCGCAGGGACTCGAAGGTGCGCTGCGCGGAATCGACCGTGTTGCACAGCACCGCCACGGACCCGCCGCGCTTGGCCACCTTGTCGACGTACTCCCGGATTGCCCGCTCCCTCCCTGTTGCTGAGCGATCGTGAGTGCGATGTTCGATGAACGGCCTTGGATGGCGTTCCACTGCCATCGCCTGGGCGGAGTCCTGCCCTGCGGTCAACACCGCGCCCGATCGCCCCACGAAGAACCAGCCTGGGTAGGTCGTCGCTGCCTCACCTGCGGGCGCGGCACCCGCGCCGTCCAGGTAGGCGGCCACGTAGCTGTCGCGGACCTTGGCCGGAAGCGTCGCCGACAGCAGCACCACCGGCACTCCCAGCCGTCCGCACCAGGACAACAAGCCTGCCAGCAGTTCTCGCGTGTACGTGTCGTAGGAGTGGACTTCGTCGATGATGACGGTCTTGTTCGCCAACGCGTGCATCCGCAAGGCGTTGTGCCGCACCCGCAATCCAGCCAGCAAGGCCTGGTCCACGGTGCCAACACACAGACCCGAGAGCAGGGTTGTCCTCGGATCACGCAACCACTCTGTGATGTCGTGATCAGCGACGTACTTGTCGTTGAACCGCGCCATCGAGTGTGCCAAGGTCACCGGCGGCGTCCCCACCGCCACCGCGTCCACGTACTCCTTGAGTCGCGACCAGATCTGATCGGCAGTGGCCATCGTCGGCAACCCCACGAACAGGCCTGTCCGCCCTGTTAACCTCCCCAACGCATGCGCCGCGATGAAGCTCGCCTCCGACTTGCCCACCCCGGTCGGCGCGGCGATAACCAGCAGCCCGGTTTCCCTCGCCCGCGGCACGAACTCCTTGATGATGGACTGCTGCAACGCGTTCGGCTCGAACCCCCAGACTGCCTGTGTGGATACACTCTCAGCGAACACGGGAGTTGACAACCCTACCTCGGCGACACGGCCCCGCACGGCCTTCAGGGTGTTGTCGTACCGGGAAAGGAGGTCTTCCGGTGCGTCGGCTTGCTGACTGCGAATGAACTTCACATCCGACACCAGCCAGTCGGCGACTACCACGATCCCGGTCAACACCACCGCGACCGGCAGCGGCAACCCCGTCGGCAGCGAGGGCTCGCCCAGCACCTCACGGACCGCCGATACCAGCTCTACACGGGCTTGGTGCCACCGGTCGTGTCCCAAACGGCCCACCCGCAGCGGACGCTCCACCTTCTTGGGGCACGGATGCGGGTACTGGCCGTGATGTCCGCCCAGCAACTGGCCAACCCAGTACGCGACCGGCGGCTCGGGGGAGACGCCGTCAGCCACTCGAGGATCCAGAAGCGTTGGCAACGCCCAGTACGCCGCCTCGGCGTGTCCTAGGTACTCGGCGCCGGTCAGCCCTTCCTGAAAGCAGGGAATCGCCTTGCCGACGTCATGCAGCCCGGCCAGCAACGCCACGAACCGCCCGGCCTCATCCTCGGACACCCCGAGTTCGTCCGACACCCACCGCCGCACCCCAGGCGTCACATGCGATTCCCACAGCGCGACGGCAGCAGCAGCGGCGTCCAGCAGGTGGTAGATCAAGGGGTAGTCCTCTGCCAGCCCCTTCCGCTTGCCCCACACTGTCAGATCCACCCAGATCCCCCAGCCGAACTTGATCAACGCTGACGGGTGAGCGTACAGGATACGACGAAGCTGGCTGGGTCTACCCACCGGCTTGGGGCCGATCAGGTTGTGATGTGGGGATAGGTTGCGTTGTGTGACTGGTGGTTCGGTGATGTCTCCGGCTGAGTACGTGGCGTCGTTGCCGCGCAAGCGGATGGCGGCTGGGGTGGTGTTTCGTGATCGCGACGGTCGGGTGTTGTGGGTGGAACCGACCTACAAGCCGAACTGGGAGGTGCCTGGTGGGGTTGTGGAGGCTGGGGAGTCGCCGTGGGAGGCGGCTGGTCGGGAGTTGATGGAGGAGTTGGGGCTGTTGGCTGGTCGGGTGGGGCGGTTGCTGGTGGTTGATCATGTGCACCCTCATGACGACCGGCCTGAGGGGATGGCGTTCCTGTTCGACGGTGGTGTGCTGGTGCAGGCCGATATGGAGGGCGTGAACTTGGCGGACGGGGAGATTCGGTCTGTCCGGTTCATGACAGTGGACGAGGCTCGATCGCGGGTGAAGCCGGTGCTTGCGGGGAGGGTGGCTGCTGCTCTTGACGCCGTGCGGATGGGTAGTACGGCGTTGTGTGAACATGGCGTCCAGATCAACGGTGCGTAGAACCTCCGCACGGTCGGGCAGCGCCCTCGTGCGCCTCTGGGATGGGTGCTCTGGCGCGAATGTGGTGCTTGCCTGCCGTGCGGTTGAGGGAGTCATGGACGCCGTCGGCGAGCCGGTATTCGGCGAGGTCTACGGCTGCCTTGGCGATGGGGGAGTCACGGCGGTAGCCCGCCACTCCGGCTAGCGGCGCGAGATCGGCGACGACCCGGTGGGCGGTGTCGACGCCGTGGGCCTTGACTTCGGCACCCCACAGCTCGGCGTGTGGTCCGTCGTGGTGAGGTGTTCCTGTAGCAATGTCATCCCGTCTCCGTGCAGGATTTGATCTGGGTGGACTACGACCTCGTCTAAACAGCCCCGCTCGCGCGGGGAGCACCGGGTGCCGGTCAGGACCGGCTTGTCGATGTCGGGAACAGCCCCGCTCGCGCGGGGAGCACACTTGTTGACCTGGGATGATGCTAGCCGAGTCGGCGGTTTACATTCACTTTGGCGTCGCAGTCGGTTGCTTGTGTTGGGTGCGGCTGGCACTGGGGCAATGGCGAGTGCAGCACGATGCAAGTTTAGAGCTTGGGAATCGGGCGCACTGGTGGCGATGGCCGCGGACGTCGCGCTGAAGGGTGATGGCTTGGCAGCGGGCCCGCCACCGGTTCCCGGCTGCCGCCACAGCCGTATTGGCACCGGTGGCGGGCCTGCTGGCGTACGGGGTGAGCAATGTGCGTTCACCTGGTGCTCCTCGCCCTCGGAGCGGGACTGGGGGGCCTTTATGCGCCTCGTTTCACACGGTGTGCCCGAGTCGGTCGGTGGGTCTGGGATACTTGAGTGGTGCGCATCCGATGGTCCAGCGATCCGGAGGCACTGTTGGTTGAGCTGGCTGAGCGCCAGATCAACTACGCGGTGGCCGAGGTGGGGTCTGGCTGGTGTCGGGACGATCATGAGCGGCTTCTGGGGTATGAGGAAGCTGGCCCGCCGGTCCTGGGTGGGGTGTTTGCCAGGGCGGTTGAGTTGGTGCGGGGATATGAGTTCGCGCCTCCCGAGTTGATTCGGGGTCACTTTCGGCGGGGATCGGCGTTGTTGGGGCGGGACATGGTGTTGGAGGGCCGCTTTTGCGGTGCTCGGTTTCTGATGGGGGTGCGGGTCACGGCCGTTCTCGACACGGTGGATGCCCAGGTCAGTCGGTGGGGGTGGGCGTATGAGACGTTGGTTGGGCACCTGGAGCGGGGGCGGGTGGATTATGAGGTCAGCAAAGATCACGTGACGGGTGCGGTGCGGTTTCGGGCGCACTCCTACTCGCGACCCTCACACGAGTCACACCCGATCCTCCGCGTCGGCTGGGCCATATTTGGCCGCCGCCTCCAGTTGCGTTTCTACCGGCGGGTGGGCGAACAGATGGCCGCTCTCGCCGCTCACCACACAATCACCACCGCGCCGACTACCCGAATCCACCGGCCACGCCGAGCCCTCACCATTGTCGACGGCGGTAACCGCACACTGTTGCCGGATGGGTGAGGGGCAGCTGGCACGGCTGAGTCATGTTTCGAGGAGTTCTCGTGTTGTCGTGGTGAGGGCGTGGAGGTGGTTCTGCTCGGCGATGATCTGGGCGGAGTTGAGCAGGGAGCGTGCTTCCGGTGTGCGTCCGATGCCGAGGAGGGCGCGTGCTCGGTGGACGCGGAACCAGCCGAGTTGGGCGGGGGCTGTTCGGACGGCGTTGGTGCAGTTGTCCAGAAGCGACAGTGCGGTGGGGAAGTCGTTGGTTGCCAGGGCTAGGCGGGCGCGGAGGGGTTCGACGGGGCCCAGCAGGACGGCTGGCCAGCCTGCTAGGACCAGTTCGCCGGTGTGAGTGGCTAGGAGCTTGTCGGTGGTGTGGCAGAGGTCGTGGAGGTCGGTGGGGAGGTTGTGGTTTCGGGCGAGGCTGTCGATGGTTTCGACGACCAGGGTGAGGACGGTGACGCCGTAGCCGTGGGGTGGGAGGGAGTTCAGGCCGTCCAGGCGGTGGAACAGGGCATGGAGGGCGTCTACGGCGGCGGTGGGGTTGTTGGTTTCGCTGTGGAGGAAGGCGGTCGCGGCCATCCAGACCGGGAAGTACTCGCGTTGCTGCACACCGGTGTCGAGGTCGACGGCGCTCAGGTCGGCCATGCGGCCTTGTTCGCGGCGTAGCCAGAAGACTTGAGCCATCCAGGTTTGGCGCAATGAGTCGCCGATCGTCTGGGTCGCCATGCGGTTGAGGAGGGCTCGACCGGTTCCGAACAGTCGATGTTCGGCGGCAGTCAGGTTTCCCCGCCACAGGTCGAACATCGTATCCATCGTGGACTGCAGCCACGGCATCAGACCGTGCGCTGAGTGGGCGGCGATCTCCCGGTGCCGGGCCGCGGTGGCCTGAGCCTCGTGCAACTCGCCCAAGCGCAGGTGGTCGATGACGGTGGCGATCAGGGCTTCGCCGTGGAAGTGTTCGGGGCCGCCGGAGTAGGCGGCCTGTTCGAGCATCCTGCTGATGTCCCGCAGCTGGTCGGGTGGGGTGAAGTCGTACAGGGCCCAGCGGCACTCGGTCAGCACATCGCAGACGATCTCGGATGGGTCGTCCTGCTTGAGGTCCGCGATCAGGGCGCGGGCTGCTCGTACGCCTGCGGGGACGGTGCCCATGGGCGGTAGAGCCATTGTGGACTTATGGGCCAGATGCGCTCTGACCTGCAGCGACAAGCGTCGGCCCGCCGGGTCAGACACGAGCGGCCAGAGCTCTTCCCGGCTCCTTTCCAGCAATGGCAACAGTTCCTGGTCGGTTCGGCCGGGTGCCGACCAGCGGCGGGCCAGGCGGACTACCGCTGTCGCTCGGCGCAGCGGGTCGTTCACCGCTGTGCGGAAGGCAGCGTGGTACGCCGCCGAGGCCGCGGTCATGTCCGCTTGGCTGTGGTGGACATCCCCTTGCGCCAGGTGCAGCGAGAACCGGAGTTCGGGGTTGCCGGTCATGGCGAGCCCGCGCTGGACGAAGTCGAGCGCCTCTTCATGACTGTGGCGCTCATACGCATCCCAAGCGGCGGCGGACAACGCGCTGGCCACGACGTCGTCCGACAGGTCCGGGTGAGCGGCCAGTGCGTGCCACGCCAAGACCGCGTAGGAGGCGGCAGGGGTCCCGGACAGCACGGTGAAAGCGTTGCGGTGGAGGCGTCGTGAGGTAGCGGCGCGCGTGGCGAGTTCGGTCAGCACGTCGTCGCGGAGTTCGGCGGTGGCGAACTCCACGCGCCCCCGCCTGGCCCGCACCGTGCCGGACCGGGTCGACGCGGCCAGGTACTCGTCGGCCTCGGCCGCGGTCGTGCCGACGACCTGGCCCACCAGCCGCGTGTCGATGGCCAAGTCGACCTCGGTGATCGCGGCCGCCGCCAACCACTCGAACTCGGGTGGACCGGCGACGCTGTCGCAGAGCAGCGCGAACCCGACCCGGTCGCGCGCACACCGCCAAGAAACCTCGTTGATCACGTCCAAGTCGTTCCGCGCCAAGCGGTCCGCTTCCTCGACGACGACCGCGACCGGGCCGCGCCTGGCGACCAGGCGGAGCAGAGCCGCCAGGTCCTCAACCACGCGGGCCGCACCTGGGCTGAACGGACGCGGGTCGACAACGAGTCCGATCGCGGTGGGCGGCTGCTGCCCACGGGTCAGCGGGTCCCGCAAGGTCGCGACCAGGCACTCGGCCAGGATCGTCCGCCACAAGCCAAGTCCACCCGCCACGACGTGCAGGGTTCGAACCCCAGCCGCTGTGGCGATCTCGCGGAGCCGGGGGAAGTCCTGACCGCCAAGGGGATGGTGGCGAACATCCGGCTTGCCCTCGCGCACCGCCGCGATCTGGTCGGCGAACGATCCCGCGGCCTGCTCCGGACTGGTTAGCCGGTTTCTCGGCAGTTGGAGCTGGAACCGGGCGCCGAACTCGTGCAAGGCAACGAGGTCATCGGCCGCACGCGCGATCGTGCTGTAGCCACCGTCGCGGCGGAGCTCTTCGAGCAACTCCACCGGGTCACCGTTGTCGAGCAGAGTCACGATCCGCAGCAACCACAGGTGCTGGTTGCGCGCCAGTCGCGTGCTCTGCTCGAGGTCCGTGGCGAGCCAGTCGAGCACCGCGTGGTCGCCGGTCAGCAGCCCGGCCGTCACCCAGAAGAGCGCGAGTTTGTCCCGCAGGACCTCCAGTTCGGCTCGGGCCCGCTCGCACACGGAGGGCAGATTCGTCTCCCAGTCGATGTCCGGAACGGAAAACGGCCGGTCCGACCACAGGGCAGCGGCCCCTCGCAGCACCTCGACGGCCTCAGCGGTGGCTCCGTCGCCGATGAGCGCCTCCGCATCGGCAAGCGCCGCCTGCAGCCGATAGCGGTCCACCGCCTCGGTCACCGGCACACCGCCAGGGGCGGACTCGAGTCGGTACCCGGCGTACTGCTGTGCGGTCGACACGGTGAGACCGGTACAGCCCAGCGCTTTGCGCAGCTTGGCGACCAGCGGGTACAGCCGCTCGGGCTCCGGCCGGTCCGGCCACAGCGCCCGCGCGAGGACCTGCGCCTCGACCACCCGGCCGCGCTGTTCGGCCGCGAGCACGGCGAGCACCTTCGCCAGTTGCGGCGGCAACGCCATGACCTCGTTGTCCCGCACAAGTCCGACCCGTCCGAGCACCCGAACGTGGAAGTCGACCATGTCGTCCCGGCCTCCAAAGTGTCTGCACTGGATGCATCGGGTGCGGCGGTGAGCGCGTAACACGGTCGCGGCAAGGCGGTGGAAAGGTCCGTGGCTAGCGTGCGGTCGGGGTCCACCGAGCCGGGCGGTCCGGATCGGCCGAGTCCCCGCGGAGGTGTCGTAGATGATCATCGAAGCCATCGCGGCCAAGGTCGTGTTCGTCGTCAAGGGCGCGGTCGCCGTGGCCGCGCACCAGGGGCTCACCGTGTCGGTGGCCCAGCAGTTCGCAGGCATGGTCGGGTCGGCGGGCCTGGTCGCCGCGCTGCACTGGTTGGTGGCCGCCCTGTCCGCCGCGGGCGCCACGGTCGCCCTCGTCCAGGCCATCGAGCGCCTGATCCAGGCCATCGAGCAGGGCCGCCCGCTGCCCGCCATCGAGGCCGCCGCTGACGTCATGGCCAGCGCGTTCCGGAAGTGACCCGAGATCGGAGGCTGCTGTGAAGAGGGGATTGGCTTTGTTGCTCGGGTTGCTGGTGGTGGCGGGCGTCTTCGCCGCGCCTGCCTCAGCGACCTCCAGCGCGGTGGGTGTGCTCGTCTGCCCTGAGATCCTGCCGGAGCACCCACACATCTCGTCCTACAACCTGAAGAACCTCAACAGGATCGACATCAAGACGAGCGCGGGGTTCACCTGTGCGTCGTTGGGCACTGAGTACGTCGTCACCGCGCGGATCACGCTGGAGCGGCAGACCCCATCGGGGGGCTTCCAAGCGGTCGTCGTGGGCAAGCCCGTCACCAAGACCGTCGCGGGTCTGCCGCAGACGTGGTTCCGGGGCGAACTGTTCGCCGTCGGGCCGTGCTTGCCCGGCACCTACCGAGGCAAGATCGACATCGACTCGCAGGCGCTCGGCCAGCCCACACCCAAGGGGTACGCGACGCGGTACTCGGACCCGCGGCCGATCGACTGCCTGCCGAAGCGGACGTCGATGGTCATCGACGACACCGGGTCGATGGCCGGGGTCATCGGCAGCGTCTCCACCTCCCTGTCCAGCTACATCGCCGCGCAGCCGGAGGACGAGTACACCAGGTGGAGCCTGACCACGTTCAAGGACAGCCCCACCGACGTCGGCACGACCGACGACCGCGCCGAGGCGCTGGGGTGGGTCAACGCGCTGTCCGCGAGCGGCGGGGGTGACTGTCCGGAGGACGTCCTGGGCGGTATCAACTCCGGAATGGCCGCCCTCGGCGGTGACCCCGGTGTCGAGCGGCAGATGATCGTCGCCACCGACGCCTCCGCCCAGGCCGGCGACGTGGACGGGATCATCGGTTCCGCGCGAGCGGCAGGCGTGCGCGTCAACGTCCTGCTGACCGGCGACTGCGGCGCGATGGCCGCGCGGACGGCGGCGGGCCCAATGCCGAGTCAGGTGGTGCTCAAGCGCATCGCCGACGAAACCGGCGGCCGGTACTACTACCTGCCCGGCGCCAGCGACGCGGATCTCACCACCGCACTGGGGCAGATCTTCGCCCAGATCGCCGACCCGACACCGCCGAACGGCCCGGCGGCGGTCGAACCCGTCGCTGGCGACGGCCAGTCGACGGCCGCGGGCACGCGGTTCCCGACACCGCTGACGGCGGCTGTCACCACCGCTTCCGGTCAACCCACGACAGGCACCGCGGTCACCTTCACCATCGACGGCACGGCGACCTTCCCCGACGGCACCAATACCGCCACGGTGACCACCGGGTCCGATGGTCGGGCCACGGCACCCGCGATCACCGCAGGCGCCACCGTTGGCGCGGTCACGGTCTCGGCCAGCACTCCTGGCGCGACGTCGGGGTCGTTCTCCGCGACCATCACCGCCGCTGTCCCAGCTTCCATCACGACCACGTCCGGCGGCGGTCAGTCCGCACCGGTGGGAACTGCTTTCCCCGCAACACTTGTCGCCACCGTGACCGACACCGCCGGTGAGCCGTCAGCCGCCATCCCGGTGACGTTCACCATCTCCGGGCCGGCCACCTTCCCCGGCGGCTCGACGACGGCGACGGTCACCACGGGCGCCGACGGGCAGGCGGTGGCACCGGTTCTGACTGCTGGCCCTCAGATCGGCACAGTGACGGTCAGGGCGAGCACACCGGGAGCGACTCCGGCGACGTTCACCGAGATGGTGACCGCTGCCGTTCCGGCCACCATCACGGCGACCTCCGGCAGCGGCCAGTCCGCCACCGCGGGCACGACCTTCGCCGCCCCTCTGGTCGCCACGGTCACCACCACCGCCGCAACACCCGCCGCGGACGTGCCGGTCACCTTCACCGTCACAAGTGGAGCGGCAACGTTCCCCGGCGGCTCAGCCACGGCGACCGTGAACACGGGTGCCAACGGGCAAGCCATCTCGCCCACGCTCAGTGCGGGCAGCGCCACCGGCGCTGTCAGCATCACAGCTGCCGCTGCCGGCCTCACAACCCCAGCCGCCTTCACCGCGACCGTCACCGCACCCCAGGGCTCGGCCAAAGCCGACCTGGCCGTGAGCATCTCCGCACCCACCAACGCAAGCAGCGGCACACCATTCACCGTAAGGCTGACCGTCCGCAACAACGGCCCCTCAACCGCGACACTGATCTACTCAGGCATCTCCCTAGCCAAGGGCCTGCGCATCACCAACCCCGGCGGCGGAACCCCCACCGACAACAACCGCGCCGTCGTCTTCTCCCACCCAGGCCTCGCCAACGGCGCAACGGTGACCTACACCGTCACCGTCACGCCGGATCGCAACGTGACCGGACCACAGAACATCGTGGCGGCCAGCGCGTCGATCAGGGTGGGGGATCCCAACTATCGCAACAACGTGGCTACATCTCGCTTGACGTTGCGCAGGTAGTTCGGGGCTGACAGGACTGTGGGAAGGGCTGGGCAACCCCCGCCCTTCCCACAGTTGTAGGCGGTCACGCCTTGACCGGGTTGGCTATGCCTAGTAGCTCGCACTGGTGGCTGAGTTGACTGGTCAGCTCCAGGGATTTTTGGCCTGCCACCAGGTTGGTGAAGGGGCGGACGAAGTAGGACATCAGGCCGGGGCGGTGGTTGATGGCTTCCATTTGCCTGGAGTAATTGGCCAGGGAGTCTTTGAGGCGGAGGTAGGACTCTTGCCAGGCGCGGATTCGACGGCGGTCGTCTTCCGAGGTGGGGAGGGGGATCTTGCTGAGGTCCCACCAGCCCTCGGTCATGACCTCGTGGTAGTTCTCGACAAGGTGGGTCGCGGTGTCGCGGCCGGAAGTGGTTTCCATGACTAAGTCGCCGGAGTTGTTGCTGGCTTGTACTAGGCGGGCTCGGATGGACAGGCAGATGGGGGAGATGGTCGCGGCGTAGGTTTCCAGGGAGGTTGGGTGTCGGCGGTGGCCGTTGGTGAGGTCGGGTTCGGGGTCGGGGGGTAGGTGGGGGATTGTGCCCAGTGGGGGTCTGACCAGGCGGGGTTGGTTGGTGATGACGCGGACCAGGTCGGTGATTCCGGGGTTGGTGAGGTCGGTGATCACGTAGTGGTCGACTGTGTGGGGGAGGACGAAGTGGGGGAGTTCGGTGACTTGGCGGCCGGGGAGGATTACGGGGAGGAGCTTGGGGGTCCAGGTGTCTCGCTGGCTGTGCAGGAGATTGCGCAGGATTGCGGCTTCTGATCGGACACCGGGGTTGGTGGTGGAGGGGCCCAGGCCGTCGCCCGCGGCGGCGTATTGGGGGGAGGCGATGACCAGGACGTAGTCAGCGGTCAGGATTGACTGGGTGGCCCAGGAGGACCAGTCTTGGCGCACGCCTTCGGCCCATTGGTCGAGGGTGACGTCGATGCCGACCTCGCGTAGGAGGCGGGAGAAGAACCGCACGTCGTCCTTGTGGTTCTGGGAATCGTGCGTGTACGTCACGAAAACGTGAGGCATGCTCGTCACCGCCGACTCTGCGTGCGCGTCATTTCGCCAGGCTACTTCCTTTGGTCCGCGCGCACGGAAGATTTCTCGCTATTTCTTCGGTCGCATGCACTCCGAGGGAAAATGTCAGGAAACTGTCTGGCTTTTGCCTTGTTGGACACTTGCTCGTTGCCGAGAGTGGCTGGTTGGTCACGCGCGCGGAGTGTCGGTGGGTGTGCTTATGCTGCAGTGACGAACAGGTGTGCGGGTGAGGAGTGGGGTTGTGTCTACGCTGAGTGACCGTCCGGGGACGGCTGTGGTGATCATTGATGTGCAGAACTCGGTGGTGGCCACCGCGCACGAGCGCGAGGCCGTGATCGGGAACATCAACGTGCTGGTGGATCGGGCCCGCACGGCGGGTGTGCCGGTTGTGTGGGTGCAGGACAACGGGGGTGACCACCCCAACGGCAGCCACGCGTGGGAGATCGTGCCCGAGTTGTCGCCGCTGGAGTCCGAGCCCCGCGTGCAGAAGGAGTACGGGGACTCCTTCGAGGAGACGGACCTGGAGTCGATCCTGGCTGACCTGCGCGTCGGCTCGCTGGTCGTCGCGGGTGCCCAGACCGACGCGTGCGTCCGCTCGACCCTGCACGGCGCCGTGGCCAGGGGCTACGACACCACTCTGGTCTCCGACGCGCACACCACTGAGGACCTCACCGAGTACGGTGCCCCGTCGCCGGACAAGGTCATCGCGCACACCAACCTGTACTGGAGCTTCCACTCCGCCCCCGGCCGCACCGCGGGCATCGCTTCCGCCGCGGAGGTCCCCCTGGGGTCGGCCTAACGAGAAGGGGGTGGGTCAAATGACCCACCCCCGACTGCTTCAGCGTGGTTGCCGCCAGAGAGGCCACATGGTCGGTCCGTCCTCCGGTAGCTGGTACGGCTCGCCGAGCGGCGCGTACCCCGCCCGCAGGTACAGCCGCCTGCTGTTCAGCGTGCTCGCCTCCAAGAACGCCGCCAGCCCCCGATCGTCCAGCTCGGCGTGGTGGTGCCGCAGCAACGCCGCGCCCAACCCGTGGCCCTGACGTGACGGGGCGACCGCCAGCAGGCCCAGGTGGTGATGGGGTTCGGACGGGTGGTGCGCGTCGAACGCGGCGTCCAGGGCGTGGAAGCGGTCCGCGTACCGGCCGGTAGCGGCCAAGACCCTGACGTCGTAGTCCGCAGGCGCGGGTGGTTTGCCGTGTTCGCGGTGGAACCACACGGCGACCGCGTCGTCGTCGATGGTGTCGATGTGGCCGTGGGTGACGGCGTGCTCGACGAGGATCTCGAAGTCCGCGGTCAAGGCGGCCAGCCGGTCCGACGGGGTGTCGACCAGCCAGGCCGTCTGGGGGAGGGGCTCGAACGCCCTGGCCACCACCGCCGCGCAGTGGGCGACGTCGGTCGCTCCCGCCCGGGTGATGGTGGTCATCGGGCGCCCACCGGTACGCGACCGGCGCCGCGGCCGATGGCGTCGTAGACCTGCGGTCGGGTGCGGCGCAGCAGCAGCCCGTAGCCGACCCCGCCCAGGGCGACCACGGCGAACAGGATCGGGATGCCCCAGCGCAGCGGTGAGGTCTCCGGGACACCGAGCAGCAGCGCGTAGTTGGCCACCACCAGCACCAGGATGGCCGTCACCGCGATCGCCGCGATCGGGGGCGCGATCTTGTGGACGGTAGTGGTGTCCTCGTCGTTGTCGCGCAGGAACCGGACTGTGGCGAACGCGGTGGCCGCCAGCAGCATCAGCACGCCGAGCGCACCGGCGGTACCGGCGATGTAGAACAGCTCGGTGAGCGGGTCCCAGCCGCCGATGGCGTAGGCGATGATCACCAGCAGGGCCAGCGCGCTCT
It includes:
- a CDS encoding GNAT family N-acetyltransferase, coding for MTTITRAGATDVAHCAAVVARAFEPLPQTAWLVDTPSDRLAALTADFEILVEHAVTHGHIDTIDDDAVAVWFHREHGKPPAPADYDVRVLAATGRYADRFHALDAAFDAHHPSEPHHHLGLLAVAPSRQGHGLGAALLRHHHAELDDRGLAAFLEASTLNSRRLYLRAGYAPLGEPYQLPEDGPTMWPLWRQPR
- a CDS encoding toll/interleukin-1 receptor domain-containing protein — protein: MPHVFVTYTHDSQNHKDDVRFFSRLLREVGIDVTLDQWAEGVRQDWSSWATQSILTADYVLVIASPQYAAAGDGLGPSTTNPGVRSEAAILRNLLHSQRDTWTPKLLPVILPGRQVTELPHFVLPHTVDHYVITDLTNPGITDLVRVITNQPRLVRPPLGTIPHLPPDPEPDLTNGHRRHPTSLETYAATISPICLSIRARLVQASNNSGDLVMETTSGRDTATHLVENYHEVMTEGWWDLSKIPLPTSEDDRRRIRAWQESYLRLKDSLANYSRQMEAINHRPGLMSYFVRPFTNLVAGQKSLELTSQLSHQCELLGIANPVKA
- a CDS encoding DUF11 domain-containing protein, with protein sequence MKRGLALLLGLLVVAGVFAAPASATSSAVGVLVCPEILPEHPHISSYNLKNLNRIDIKTSAGFTCASLGTEYVVTARITLERQTPSGGFQAVVVGKPVTKTVAGLPQTWFRGELFAVGPCLPGTYRGKIDIDSQALGQPTPKGYATRYSDPRPIDCLPKRTSMVIDDTGSMAGVIGSVSTSLSSYIAAQPEDEYTRWSLTTFKDSPTDVGTTDDRAEALGWVNALSASGGGDCPEDVLGGINSGMAALGGDPGVERQMIVATDASAQAGDVDGIIGSARAAGVRVNVLLTGDCGAMAARTAAGPMPSQVVLKRIADETGGRYYYLPGASDADLTTALGQIFAQIADPTPPNGPAAVEPVAGDGQSTAAGTRFPTPLTAAVTTASGQPTTGTAVTFTIDGTATFPDGTNTATVTTGSDGRATAPAITAGATVGAVTVSASTPGATSGSFSATITAAVPASITTTSGGGQSAPVGTAFPATLVATVTDTAGEPSAAIPVTFTISGPATFPGGSTTATVTTGADGQAVAPVLTAGPQIGTVTVRASTPGATPATFTEMVTAAVPATITATSGSGQSATAGTTFAAPLVATVTTTAATPAADVPVTFTVTSGAATFPGGSATATVNTGANGQAISPTLSAGSATGAVSITAAAAGLTTPAAFTATVTAPQGSAKADLAVSISAPTNASSGTPFTVRLTVRNNGPSTATLIYSGISLAKGLRITNPGGGTPTDNNRAVVFSHPGLANGATVTYTVTVTPDRNVTGPQNIVAASASIRVGDPNYRNNVATSRLTLRR
- a CDS encoding isochorismatase family protein; protein product: MSTLSDRPGTAVVIIDVQNSVVATAHEREAVIGNINVLVDRARTAGVPVVWVQDNGGDHPNGSHAWEIVPELSPLESEPRVQKEYGDSFEETDLESILADLRVGSLVVAGAQTDACVRSTLHGAVARGYDTTLVSDAHTTEDLTEYGAPSPDKVIAHTNLYWSFHSAPGRTAGIASAAEVPLGSA